The DNA region cattctggagtacctgcttggactccgaccacgccctaatacgggcacgcatctgcttgcgcctcactggacgcaaaaagcccCATTAAAAAGatccattagaactgagttgagtaacgagaaaaccaaaaataggtACTAAGAACAACTGagttcacaattaggtagttctgaagacgaggctgacccagatgttgcttggaaagacatacaagcagctgtggaaacagcagtgacatctattagcgacttaaaccacagagttacaaagaaccaatggatttcttcaaagtctatcacactgatggattctcgcaaactcgtcccatcaggttccgaacatgatgaagagcgacaacaaatcagatctaggttaagaaaaagtctaataaacgaccgtgagcagtggtgggcaatgaaagcaaaagagatggaaaaggcggcgattatagggaacacaagacagctttacagactaataaaagaaactggaattaataagtcaagtgtaagtgagattatatcggaaaaagacgatactctcatctgctcccagtccagacgtttagaacgatgggcggaacatttcagagaacagttcagctggccttcagctactctacaactaccctccattcccagacagtgtgaatggaacattgaagtaggtcccccaactctagcataagttcaaaaggctatagttaatctgaaacgaggaagggcagctggtccagatggattggctccagaggtctttaaggatggtggtccaattttagcgattaggttgactaatattttagctaaaatctgggagttagacgttattccatctaactggtcacaatcacttatcgtcccaatatataagaaagggtcaaaatcatcctgtgacaaccacagagggattagtttaactaatataatatctaaaatactagcctcgataattatcagacgcctaactaagactcgtgaactacaaacacgagagaatcaagctggcttcagaactggtcgtggctgcatcgaccacatattcaccattcgtcagattctagaacacaggcatacttatcggcgtccgacaatggtggtcttccTTGAcgtaaaagcagcatttgactcggtagaccgcgagattctgtggcagtgtctgtcattgaaaggcgtaccccagaagtacataaaccttgtaaaggctctttactcgaacactactagtcgagtcagagcttatggcgaactgccatctgattttgcaacctcaagtgatgtccgtcaagactgtccactttctccatttttgtttaacttcatcatagatctactgatggagataactttctcgtcgactgagttctcgggtattgatctcctaccaggaggtccacttatcgacttagaatacgcagatgacatagtcctgtttggtgaagacgcttacaaaatgcagagtcttctggtagcactcagcaacaatgccagaatgtttggaatgcgcttctctccctcgaaatgcaagttgttgcttcaggactggtctgcgttaacacctgaactaaggatagggagtgaagtagtggaacgcgttgacaacttcacttatcttggaagtctgatcagccctaatgggttggtgtctgacgaaacctCAGCACGGACTTGAAatgctcgtttggcttttgcaacttacgtcacctatcgCGGcctatgccaatctgggccatctttggagccttcgtgatgttagtatGGCTGTAAagggtcggatctacaacgcgtcggtgagagcagtttcgctctatgcttgtgaaacctggcctcttcgagttgaggatgttagacgactctgtgtttggTTATtattgtctccgaaggattgctgacatccagtggcaacaccatgttagtaatgcagaggttcggcatcgtatGTTCGGGGACAGAgttgataattcaattggtgtcactatcttgaaacatcgaatTCGGTAGTTCGTACATGTCTTACGAATGCCTTCCCAGCGATTTCTACATCGTGCATCATTTGTCCATGCTGGGACCGGTTGGAAAAAGCAGAGAGGTAATAAGTATATGATAGGGTGTTGTGGTATGAAGGAAAGATGTACAGGACTAGCTTCTGTAGGTCCTTTGCGACTTCCTGGTTAACATCTTAAAGATGATACAACAAAGTGAGTTCAAATTTTatcagatatggttcagaatagaagccagtggtgatcctgTTGTAACTCTTTTTGCTTTTCTTTAAGAAAGTGAACGCAGCTTGTTTAATGGGAACATTTCTTTCTGTTTGTATACTTCCTGACTAAACTGGTTCCCCATTTATTATCTCACTCACATATACCAATCTTTGTTCGCTGTTGTTCTTCTTTTTATCATACTCAGTATACATCCTGTCACTACAAActtattgttattgtgtggtgcatatctatttggtaccaacgtttgtgtgttcaaataaataaataacacaggttgaaatcatgagtcagttgaagctagaccaccattgaaaacctggaagcactggacggccgtttcgtcctggtatgggactcctcagcagtgcgcatccatgatttcaacctgtgaaatttctaaaactctccacaaaacccattctggaAATAAATaacagtcagtcaatcaatcataaTCAGTGTACAGCATGACGTAAATGTGAGTTAGCACAAGTTACCATAGAACACCAACACAGAGAtgaatttaacaaaataaatgccAAAATACTCGAAATAATGTAACTATTAATCATATGTATAAAAATGATGCATTGAAGAAACTATTCTAAACAACAGAATGTGAAGGTATGGATGGAGGGAAACTAAAACTCCAGAGTTGGAGTAAGATGATAAGGAAATGTATCTGTGGCAGTGTGATCGGTTTAGTTATCTCAATGAAAATACTGTTCGAAGTCATTCTGTGAAACCCAATCAGGTAGCCTTCACCTATCAACACGGTTCAGATCAACAGTAAATGAATTCAGAAACTGATTTAACGTTTCAGTTAAGCCAACCCCAACATTCTTTAAAACCTACTCCTAGACCCATGTCAACACCGCCCGTCCAGGTAGGTATTTATAACACGAATTTAATAAGCTTGCTAATGAAGATTTCCATACTGTTTTAGTCACACTGTGGTGTGTTCTActgatgttgatagatataagaagtatgtatcatcaatcgaaaatgaaataccTGGTAGCAGAAGGTTTAGAAGATAGAAcagagaacgagaacagtgaatgattgctgtggaaatgaaagaacagtgaagtttgtGACAAAtggttgacattttgcaaattaagtatttactgtaggGTTCTCAATTTACTAAGATGatatgtaattttgtattcagatACATCTGATTGTCCCCAATCGTGTTCTTGTTTACTAAAACACGTTTAAAATATCCAACTACCTAAACAAAACGACATGGGTCATATTTGGACTTACCTTCCAGTGGTAACTGAAATTCAAATACTTTAATAAATAAGGTGTGATTTGACCATGATACAAATACAATCATTACAACACAGTCATCACATCAATAAACTTAGATCATTAAAAGAAATGCATGATATATACTCAAGTGATTCAACTAGATAATGATAATCCGGTTTAATCGGTAATATTACGGAAAAGTAAACTGCAGAAAAACAGTACCAAGAGAAAACGAATTAATTAGAAACGTTTCCAATGTGGGTTTAATTTTCAGCAAAAAGATTTTATTTCATACAGCAGGATTTACCCACAGTTATCTGTTATAAACATATCAGTGTATGTAACATTGAAGGGTTTGAAAATGGCAGTCCCAATGAAGATGATACTCTTGTGTATGCAGTACAGAAGGCGACTCAAATGAGTTGAAATAAGAGATGAAGTTGCTAAATATAACGGACCTACTTACAGAACATTGGAAACGTTGTAGCGAAAGTCGTTGAAAACATTCATTTAAGAAGGCGATTCAGAGATTTCacttaagctgtacaatcgtatttgtaattaatttgtacagcttaaataaatgaaatcgtcgaaaaaaatatatttttgttgatatgcttttttttaaatgagTGCTTTTCACAACAATTTGTGGCCCTTGATTTGACTTCAATTTGGATGAAAGTATGAGTATGCTATGAACATAATTCTGCCGTTTAACTAAGTATATTATCTAGGCTAACCCCGTTTGTATGACGGCGGTAATAAGAAGCCATATATGGATTACGTtggatgaatttatttcaaacactcGTTTATCCGGGGATGAGGAGGCGAGTGGGCCAACTCATCTTTGGCAAAGCgtaactcaatatttatagccggGCAGAACTAGGCCAAAGACATGCCATGAATAGGATAAGCGCTGTACAcacacgctcatataaaaacagtaagCTTAAtgagcgaataattaacaaggtcaaaacgtgactcaagaaaaatgaataaattggtctgcCCAGAAGCTTGACATAGTACTAAACTGTTTTGCCACAACGTCCTTAATGTTTAGTAAATAGGTCTGTTATATTTAGCAATTCCAGCCATTTTTCCAACTCATTGAGTCGCCTTCTGTGCTGCATACACAAGAGTATCATCTTCATTGGGACTTCCATTTTTAAGACATTCGATGTTACATACACTGATATGTTCATAGCATATGTTCCTCGCTGAATCGCCTTCTTCAATGATCTCCATTTAATCTAGATTAATGTATGGATActgctgacgagtgccatactgggacgaaacagccatccagtgtttaCAGGTTATCAAGGGTGATCCAACaacgatcgattcatgatctcaatcaaaaatatacaATTACTTATAACTTTAAATTAGCATAAAGTAGTGTTCAACATGGCCGCCTAACATTATCATCACTATTGATCCTTATCTTGTCAACAGATTTATGAGATTATGCAGAAACCGAGTTGATTTGCAAAAATATTAATTCTGTTTACTTGGAAAGTAGAAAACTACGTTTGATTTCAACTAAAGAACCTACGAAAATAAGAGAAGACAGCTTTTTATATATTAAAAGTGTTGCTATAACGACAGTTATATGAGAGACAAATGGAAAGATATGGTAGTAAATATCGTACATACAAGaattcatcatatatatatatatatatatatatatatatatatatatatatatatatatggagagagagagagagagagaaaaaaaaagtagACTACAAAATAAGAGTTAGAAAAAGGTTAACTAAATAGttagttaaaatcaataaaGGGGATCAAGAACTACAAAACCTTGTATTATCAGTGTCCTcttgattgattattatttgtaataagAAATTAATATGTGATGGATAGACTTAAAAAAGCATTCAAATTAGTACATCGCTTGTGCATATATACATATGGGTAAATGAATGCAATGTATTCTATGGGTTTGATGAGCGAGGTAGAAAGTAGTGtaagaattattattttattgtcaaAAAGGACGGATTGTAGCAAGCGATCGTTTTCAGGTCGACAGTCTTGTCTGTTTTGGTCTACACAGATCTCAGTGCTGATGTTTACACTAAGATTCGCCAGTGTTATTCACTGAATCCAGATAGCCACTGACGTATTTAATGGGTAAGATGTTTACATCATTTAGTAGTAAGGGTTTGAATTATTCTGGTGTTAATATTTAGGACTGTATCTTGATCATACTAAGTCAATTCGTATACAATTCACAAATGCCAACGAAGACTGATCGAAATATATCATTGAATATTACCAAGATAGTTTAAACACTTGCTAATAATGATACAGAAAGTTTAACTGTTCACAAATAAGAATACATTATTTTAACTATAATTGAAATCAGTATGATCAGTACTGAACAGCTTATCTCCACGGACATATCTATCATTATTTTCAGTTTCTAAAAGAACTTCAATCATTTAATCAAAATTACACACATATAGTTGAGTCAGCAGAGAAAAGGACAGAGCATACAATAGTATAAACATAGGAATACTAGTGTTTTCTCTAACAAAGTGTCATTcggttaaataaaaataacgaaACAAAATGCAAATTCCTTGAATTACACCTTAATGTGAATGAATTTTAGTGTCATTAGTTTCCATCTAACTAACAGATAGATTGTTTTATGCCTTAAAGTTATTTCCAAAAAGTACATTCACTTGGCTCTAAATGTGTAAGCTGAAGGTTTTTGATTATAAGTGTCTTTGAAGCATTGGTCATTTATCTAGCATAGAGTGCTAGGTGAAGGTGGGGAATcgattgatgaggttgtgaatcaccatcgactgaggtggttagGGGATGAATTACATATGCTCAACCACCACTAACTTCCACGGTGGGCTTTAAGCCAGTGTAGAAGCAAATAAGACGAAAAATAGAGGCACCCAAATCAAGATGTACCATTAGTCCATAAATTTATAGACTCTTGGTTAGAACCGTGTAAGTGCAGATTACCTGTTTGTAGTTGACATGATGACAGCGACCAGTGGTCAAAGTtgcatggctcagaatcggtcttAAGGGCACAGATGCATAAACTTCTGATCATGCTCTAGATCTTGAATTCTAGTATCCCTTTATGCATAACTTTCCACTGTCACTTTAAACCATATTCACGTTTTGTCTTTCTCAAAATCATTGCTCTTAGACTGTCTTTCGATTCGTTTGTTATTTACCTCGTCGTCCCAACGAAGTATGCCAGTTTGGGCCGAAGCGTATTCCGTACTAGACTCTATATTGATCATGAATGACTAATTATCTGCTCATTCCATGTGAATTTTCTTTGTAACAACATTACTGAATGATTGTCTGTCTGACAAACTGAATACTTTAGAAATAGTGATGTCTGCTAATAGCGTACCAAACTATAAGATGAAAATTAACGTGCAGAATTTTTGTTTAGCTTTTAAAATCCAGAAATGTAACAATGATCAGACAACAGCAATAGATCACACAAAATTCATCCAACAAAATCAGTATGTTGCTTGTTTAagctgttttttttttgtttttcactgaGTGGACGAAAATGAATAGGTAGAAAGAAAACTACAATTTGATAATGATCAAGTATTTCACAAAACGACATCAGTTTCCTTTCACAATGAGCAATCACAGTAACGTAATCGAATTCAACGTTTTAACTTGTGATTAAAACTAAAGTAATTGGTCAACGCTCTAAGAATATTTTAGTTTTCTATACAGACGAACACTATCCAATGCATAAAATAGATGAGATGTAGCTAGCAGTGCAATCCGGGACGTGTGTTCAGTTGTACTAGGGActtgttagctggatgtacctgcattccagctGAATTATCCGATGTAGATAAAGCCGTGGTCAGTTAAAATAGTTTAAACTATTTGTGAACTTCAACAATGTCAACACATGAAGTTCACATATTATCTTTCATCTTCATACATAAAAACTCACTTGCCTCAAGTCAAAACCAGTTAGATAATAAAAGCCAAAGATTAATTACATGGAGAATAAAGTAAATTATCTGATGAATTTGAGGAGCTGTCCGTCTGAAAGATTTTCAAAAAGTACGGAAATAGAAGCATAAAATCAAACCagaaaattaacaaaaaatGATTTAATCCTGTTTCCCTCATACAACACAGTACAGCATTCCAGATATATGTACCTGATCCCATATGTCATTCCAAGGTCAAGCATTAGATTAGAGGTGAGGAACAAAGTACGCTATTGAATGAAGTGagtcataaataaataacagatcTTAGCTGAAGCATTTAAtgaacagatatatatatatatatatatataccactgaGTTGTGAAGACGTATATTTCTCTTATTGATTACAACTTCCTAGTTATTCCTAGTTTTCCACCATTCACATACCGGGTTGGTCTCGCGTAGAGAGATCATCGAGTCCCTGTATCTGAATCGGATGGTTGCAGAGGGCAATACGTTGATACCTTACTCATGATAGTTGCTGAAGTAGGCAACTCAGTCGATATAAGTTGGTCGAAAAGTTAAATTCTTCAAATTTTAACAGTGATAAAATTAAAAGGCAGTGGTGGTATGGGTGGTGAGATCAATTCTcttatagtgaaagccagagcggcctatgccaatctgggccatctttggagccttcgtgatgttagtatGGCTGTAAagggtcggatctacaacgcgtcggtgagagcagtttcgctctatgcttgtgaaacctggcctcttcgagttgaggatgttagacgactctgtgtttggTTATTAttgtctctgaaggattgctgacatccagtggcaacaccatgttagtaatgcagaggttcggcatcgtatGTTCGGGGACAGAgttgataattcaattggtgtcactatcttgaaacatcgaatTCGGTAGTTCGTACATGTCTTACGAATGCCTTCCCAGCGATTTCTACATCGTGCATCATTTGTCCATGCTCGGACCGGTTGGAAAAAGCAGAGAGGTAATAAGTATATGATAGGGTGTTGTGGTATGAAGGAAAGATGTATAGGACTAGCTTCTGTAGGTCCTTTGCGACTTCCTGGTTAACATCTTAGAGATGGTACAACATTCatttacttgaacacataaatattggtacaagagggcaccaaacaTATATGCGCTTTAAGTATACAAACAAACTTCCTACCTAATTTATGGGAAGAATGTAAAGATTAAAATCACTACTAGTTATAATTCATCAAATTCTATGATAAAAACTGTTACATACTctatttttctttgaaattcGAATACTGGATTCCTTCAATAATAAAGGAACATTATGTTTGTCAAAGTGTACTTCATTTTTCCCATCAAGTTCCGGATTCGAACTGGTTAAATCCAAAAATTTCATTTTGTCCAAGTTATAACTTGAGAATAAAATATCCTACGTAAAGCGAAGAtggaataaataatatatgaacAATAAAGGCGTATCATGGAACGatacaaaaaaaacattgaattcCTACTACCACTAAAGTAATGAGAATAAAAGTAGGACGATGTtagttattatattttattaataataacatgaTGCTGATGGAGTATTATTTACCAAAATGTAAATGATTGTTAATAATATAAAAGCCTGAATCCTTTAGTTGTGTAGACAACATCCCCGTGTGTTTTAATACTACATaagtatttaaaaacaaattaagTCGTTTGATTTGCCACTAATCTAAGCATTCTACTTTCGATTTAACTATCAAATGTGCAGTTAGTTTTTCTTGTTTAGCAcattttaatcacttttactCAAATTGTATATAATCAGAATGAAAACATGTTTGAAATAGGAAAGCATTTCAAAAAATATTCAGAACAACAACGTGCAAAAACACGAAGATTCATATAAAATTTATGTACGAAACTCCTTTTTGCTTCATCCACTAGTGCTGATTAGTTAAAAATAGATCAGCTAACGTATTCGGATTCTGTTTTGCACGATTTTATCCTTAAAACACGtacacattttgtttaattacttcTATTCATATAAGAAAATGTATCCAGCTTTTAAGACACTCGGGCCGCAAACTTATACGAATCTGGCAATTTGATAGCTTTATGGGAGAGAAAATAAAGAATCTTTCTATTAAGATTGacaatattttaaaacaatacATCACTTCGTTATTTTGTAATATTGAATGGTAATAACATAACATTTCAAGGACGACCATGATtacattattattgataataaaaaactaACTTCCTATCAAGGCGATACTGGTAAATTAATCTTGTGTTAGTCTAATCCTAAATGTTGATCAAATTCTACCGATCAAGATGTGATACGGTTACTCCAGTTGGTTCAAAATCGTATAGATCGTTTGGATGAGAAATGACAGGGAGAAAGTCCTGGACCTAAAGGAGATCAGTTGTGGTCCCGATAGCTGAATGGTAACATATCTTACTGTATCACTACTGAGAGAAGCATCTCCGAACGCGTGGATATAATCAGCATCCTCGAGAGTGTAATACGCCCTGATGGAAAGTTTCAATCAGCACGTAATTCAGGTCTCCAGTTATCTTAGAGAAACTAGTCAGGAAATTTAGTAATTTTGTGAGAGCTTTTGAATAACTTTTAATCAGGTATTGAATGATCTTGTAGACTTTATTTTTCGAGAATAATTCTCCATAGCTATT from Schistosoma haematobium chromosome ZW, whole genome shotgun sequence includes:
- the ABCA3_6 gene encoding ATP-binding cassette sub- A member 3 (EggNog:ENOG410V4GH~COG:Q), whose product is MDSRKLVPSGSEHDEERQQIRSRLRKSLINDREQWWAMKAKEMEKAAIIGNTRQLYRLIKETGINKSSVSEIISEKDDTLICSQSRRLERWAEHFREQFSWPSATLQLPSIPRQCEWNIEVGPPTLA